A single Ignavibacteriales bacterium DNA region contains:
- a CDS encoding response regulator transcription factor produces the protein MRKILLVDDEKDIVEMVRYNLEKENYFVITAYDGEEALSKVQENPDLVILDVMMPKLNGFEVCKRLRDDKKTEKLPVIFLTAKAAEADEINGLNMGANDYIVKPISPQKLIARVQTIFRNMESSGQEHSVVQIENGPITINREKYLVYINSEEVIFPKKEFELLFFLMSFPGKVLNRELLLKEVWGSDVYVGDRTIDVHVRKIREKLGRYSDAIETIKGVGYRIKVLY, from the coding sequence ATGAGAAAAATTCTCCTTGTTGACGATGAGAAAGATATTGTTGAGATGGTCAGGTATAACCTGGAGAAGGAGAATTATTTTGTAATAACTGCCTATGACGGGGAGGAGGCATTAAGTAAAGTTCAGGAAAATCCTGATCTTGTGATACTTGATGTAATGATGCCTAAACTTAACGGGTTTGAAGTCTGCAAACGCCTTAGAGATGATAAAAAAACGGAGAAACTTCCGGTAATTTTTCTCACAGCTAAGGCAGCGGAAGCAGATGAAATTAACGGCTTAAACATGGGGGCTAATGACTATATCGTTAAGCCAATTTCACCCCAAAAACTGATTGCCCGGGTACAAACCATTTTCAGAAATATGGAGTCATCCGGACAGGAGCATTCGGTTGTGCAGATTGAAAATGGTCCTATAACCATAAACCGGGAAAAGTATCTCGTATATATAAATTCTGAAGAAGTCATCTTCCCCAAAAAGGAATTTGAACTTCTTTTTTTTCTTATGAGTTTCCCCGGCAAAGTTCTTAACCGCGAATTGCTTCTGAAAGAAGTCTGGGGCTCCGATGTTTATGTGGGGGACAGAACGATTGATGTTCATGTAAGAAAGATACGTGAAAAACTTGGCCGCTATTCTGATGCTATTGAGACAATAAAAGGCGTTGGCTACAGGATTAAAGTCCTTTACTGA
- a CDS encoding Gfo/Idh/MocA family oxidoreductase, which produces MENFRIAVIGLGSVAQLVHLPILKKMAGVTVPAAAELNKNRLKTVSEKYNISGAYTDYRQMLDEVQVDAVLVATPTSTHTEIAKEIISRKINLLIEKPIARTYQEAKDIVELAQKTKVTMMVGMNMRYRPDIMLLKSIANSGEIGELFYVKAGWLKKQSSDSKWFTDKEKSGGGVIFDLGIVLLDLSLWLLNYPAIKSVSTHNFSHFTSSVEDSSISKIRCANNSLIFLESSWSIGSDRDNLYFDVYGSKGNASINPFRVYKRSGGTMVDMTPFKSESEITLFKKSYQNEIKHFIGACKGLNPNLSPGNESLSRMRIIEAMYQSNSDKKEIALKL; this is translated from the coding sequence ATGGAAAACTTCAGGATTGCAGTAATAGGATTGGGGAGTGTAGCGCAGCTGGTTCATTTACCAATCCTTAAGAAAATGGCGGGCGTTACCGTACCAGCCGCGGCCGAACTAAATAAAAACCGGCTGAAAACAGTTTCTGAAAAGTATAATATATCAGGTGCATATACTGATTACCGCCAGATGCTTGATGAGGTTCAGGTTGATGCTGTTTTAGTGGCAACACCTACCTCAACCCATACAGAAATCGCAAAGGAGATTATCAGCCGAAAGATTAATCTTCTTATCGAAAAACCAATTGCCAGAACCTATCAGGAGGCAAAGGACATTGTCGAACTGGCTCAGAAGACAAAAGTAACCATGATGGTTGGAATGAATATGCGTTACCGGCCTGATATTATGCTGCTGAAGAGTATTGCGAATTCCGGTGAAATTGGTGAACTTTTCTATGTTAAAGCCGGCTGGCTTAAAAAGCAGAGCAGTGACAGCAAATGGTTTACCGATAAGGAAAAAAGTGGCGGCGGGGTTATTTTTGATCTTGGAATCGTGCTGCTTGATCTGAGTCTCTGGCTGCTAAATTATCCGGCAATTAAGTCAGTTTCAACACATAATTTTTCACATTTTACCAGCAGCGTAGAAGATTCTTCAATCAGTAAAATTCGTTGTGCGAACAACTCCCTCATTTTCCTTGAATCAAGCTGGTCAATCGGCTCAGACAGGGATAATTTATATTTTGATGTATATGGTTCAAAGGGGAATGCCAGTATTAATCCGTTCCGGGTTTACAAAAGAAGCGGAGGCACTATGGTTGATATGACTCCGTTCAAGTCTGAATCGGAGATTACTCTCTTCAAGAAGTCTTACCAGAATGAAATTAAACACTTTATCGGTGCATGTAAAGGGCTGAATCCTAATCTTTCTCCCGGAAATGAATCACTTTCACGCATGCGGATTATTGAGGCGATGTATCAGTCAAACTCTGATAAAAAGGAAATAGCACTCAAGTTATGA
- a CDS encoding 1-deoxy-D-xylulose-5-phosphate synthase, giving the protein MVDMNNYKVLKQIDNPSRMRDMDIKTLRELCQDIRNYMVDVISEIGGHFGGGLGTVELTVALHTAFKTPDDLIVWDTGHQAYPHKIITGRKELLPTIRQLNGISGFLKRTESEYDTFGAGHASTSISAALGMAVAQKYNNTRNKVVAVIGDGAMTGGMAYEAMNNSGVLRSDLVVVLNDNNMSIAPNVWQLSNYFTQMIAHPDYNKFKGYVWDMTGKLDTFGDRLRKIAGRLESGIKSVVTPGMLFEALGFRYFGPVNGHNLHQLIKLFEQVRELNGPILIHTITQKGKGYAPAESHEQRLHASTPFDKLTGKAFKKSGAPPAYTTIFGNALSDIVEKDKKVVGITAAMPDGTGLNILQERHPANYIDVGIAEEHAVTFAAGLATQGITPVVAIYSTFMQRAFDQIIHDVALQKLHAVFILDRAGLVGADGPTHHGTFDLSYLRMIPGMVIMAPKDEAELRNMVYTAVYYKKGPVAVRYPRGSALGVEMKEEFEMYPIGKGELLNKGEDVAILAVGSMVDYAEKALPLLKEQGINAGLYNMRYVKPLDTDIIDEAAANYSKIVTLEENSIVGGFGSAVAEYMIDKGLKNDLLRIGLPDYFVDHGTQAELHALLKIDPRGITERVAEFMENHKIEI; this is encoded by the coding sequence ATGGTTGACATGAACAATTATAAAGTCCTTAAACAGATTGATAATCCATCCCGCATGAGGGATATGGATATCAAAACCCTGCGGGAGCTATGCCAGGATATCCGGAATTACATGGTTGATGTGATTTCGGAGATTGGTGGTCACTTTGGAGGCGGACTCGGTACTGTGGAACTTACCGTTGCGCTTCACACGGCATTTAAGACCCCGGATGATCTTATTGTGTGGGATACAGGGCATCAGGCATACCCGCATAAAATTATCACCGGCAGAAAAGAACTTCTCCCCACTATCAGGCAGCTGAATGGTATTTCCGGATTTTTAAAACGCACAGAGAGCGAATACGATACTTTCGGAGCCGGACACGCATCAACGTCCATCTCTGCAGCACTTGGAATGGCTGTTGCTCAGAAGTATAACAATACCCGCAATAAAGTAGTTGCAGTTATTGGTGATGGCGCAATGACCGGCGGCATGGCATATGAAGCGATGAATAACTCCGGTGTACTGCGCTCAGATCTGGTTGTGGTGCTCAACGACAATAATATGTCAATAGCACCGAATGTGTGGCAGTTATCAAATTATTTTACTCAGATGATTGCTCACCCGGATTACAATAAGTTTAAGGGATATGTATGGGATATGACCGGCAAACTTGATACTTTTGGCGACCGCCTCAGAAAAATTGCAGGACGCCTGGAGAGCGGAATTAAATCCGTTGTTACTCCGGGTATGCTTTTTGAAGCTTTGGGATTCCGTTATTTTGGGCCGGTAAACGGACACAATTTACATCAGCTGATCAAATTATTTGAACAGGTCAGAGAGTTAAACGGTCCCATCCTTATTCATACCATTACACAGAAAGGAAAGGGTTATGCACCCGCTGAATCTCATGAGCAGCGTTTGCATGCCTCAACACCGTTTGACAAACTTACCGGAAAGGCCTTCAAAAAATCAGGCGCTCCTCCGGCATATACAACCATCTTCGGTAATGCACTGAGCGATATTGTAGAAAAGGATAAGAAAGTTGTCGGAATCACTGCTGCAATGCCGGACGGAACCGGACTTAATATCCTTCAGGAGCGTCATCCCGCAAATTATATTGATGTTGGTATAGCAGAAGAACACGCTGTGACTTTTGCTGCGGGGCTTGCTACTCAGGGAATCACTCCAGTGGTTGCTATATACTCTACATTCATGCAGAGAGCTTTTGATCAGATTATTCATGATGTTGCACTGCAGAAATTACATGCAGTATTTATTCTTGATCGTGCGGGACTTGTCGGTGCGGATGGTCCAACACATCATGGTACCTTTGATCTCAGTTATCTAAGAATGATTCCCGGAATGGTTATAATGGCCCCTAAGGATGAGGCTGAACTCCGCAATATGGTATATACGGCGGTTTATTACAAAAAAGGACCTGTAGCAGTCCGCTACCCAAGAGGATCAGCTCTCGGAGTTGAGATGAAAGAAGAGTTTGAGATGTATCCGATAGGCAAGGGTGAACTGCTCAATAAAGGGGAGGATGTGGCAATTCTTGCAGTCGGTTCAATGGTTGATTATGCTGAAAAGGCTCTGCCTCTTCTGAAGGAACAGGGAATCAACGCTGGCCTTTATAACATGAGATATGTTAAACCGCTTGATACCGATATTATTGATGAAGCAGCAGCGAATTACTCAAAGATAGTCACTTTGGAAGAAAATAGTATTGTCGGCGGCTTCGGCAGTGCTGTAGCAGAATATATGATTGACAAAGGCCTGAAGAATGATCTTCTGCGTATAGGGCTTCCTGATTATTTTGTGGACCATGGAACTCAGGCAGAACTTCACGCGCTGCTTAAGATTGATCCAAGAGGCATAACCGAAAGAGTGGCCGAATTTATGGAAAATCATAAAATAGAGATCTGA
- the xseB gene encoding exodeoxyribonuclease VII small subunit, whose product MSKKQQDSASFSSKLKRLEYISEALESEEIDINESIALYEEGIILVGECLKVLNEAELKITTLKSKISQLDTGNDEKEEEI is encoded by the coding sequence ATGAGTAAAAAACAACAGGACAGTGCCTCTTTCAGCAGCAAACTGAAACGGCTTGAATATATATCAGAAGCTCTTGAGAGTGAAGAAATTGATATCAATGAAAGCATCGCATTATACGAGGAAGGTATTATTCTGGTTGGTGAATGCCTCAAGGTGCTTAACGAAGCTGAATTAAAAATAACTACACTAAAATCAAAAATTTCCCAGCTTGATACTGGGAACGATGAAAAAGAAGAAGAAATATAA